One segment of Marvinbryantia formatexigens DSM 14469 DNA contains the following:
- a CDS encoding ATP-binding protein produces the protein MDIKRDKYLNDLVNRMHNGMIKVVTGIRRCGKSYLIFNIFKNYLLGQGVAASHIIEIELDQRKNKKYRDPDIILDYIESLIEDDEQYYILLDEVQMLREFEEVLNSLLHIRNADIYVTGSNSKFLSKDVITEFRGRGDEIHIYPLSFREFMQAYDGDMYRGWAEYVVYGGLPLTVTMKTEEQKINYLTNLFKETYLKDIIERHHIEKKQELEDLVNILASAIGSLTNPPRIEATFKSVIQSTISLNTIRQYIEYLEDAFIINKANRYNVKGRKYIGTPLKYYFEDVGLRNARLGFRQVEETHLMENIIYNELRGRGYSVDVGVVEKRGTDEYGKEYKNQLEIDFVANLGSKRYYIQSAFSMPTEEKRIQEKASLVNVNDSFKKIIIVKDVVNVTRDEDGITTMSIYDFLLKENSLEL, from the coding sequence ATGGATATCAAGAGGGATAAATATCTGAATGATTTGGTTAACCGTATGCATAATGGAATGATAAAGGTTGTAACTGGCATCAGAAGATGCGGGAAATCGTATCTTATATTTAATATTTTCAAGAACTATTTGTTGGGGCAGGGAGTGGCGGCGTCCCATATAATTGAGATTGAACTGGATCAACGTAAAAATAAAAAGTATCGCGATCCGGATATAATATTAGATTATATTGAATCCCTGATAGAAGATGATGAGCAATATTATATCTTGCTTGATGAAGTGCAGATGTTACGAGAGTTTGAGGAGGTTTTAAATTCATTGCTCCATATCAGAAATGCAGATATATATGTAACGGGAAGTAATTCTAAATTTCTATCCAAAGATGTAATTACTGAATTTAGGGGAAGAGGCGATGAAATTCATATTTATCCATTATCGTTTAGGGAATTTATGCAAGCCTATGATGGTGATATGTACCGCGGATGGGCAGAATATGTTGTATACGGCGGTCTTCCGCTTACCGTAACAATGAAAACCGAAGAACAGAAAATTAACTATTTGACAAATCTCTTCAAAGAGACTTATCTGAAGGATATTATTGAGAGACACCATATTGAAAAAAAACAGGAGTTAGAAGATTTGGTTAACATTCTGGCTTCTGCTATTGGTTCGTTGACAAATCCACCGAGAATTGAAGCCACATTTAAAAGTGTGATTCAGTCAACAATCAGTTTGAATACCATCAGACAGTATATTGAGTATTTGGAAGATGCTTTTATTATTAATAAGGCAAATCGTTATAATGTAAAGGGCAGAAAATACATCGGTACGCCGTTGAAATATTATTTTGAAGATGTGGGATTAAGGAACGCAAGATTAGGATTCAGACAGGTGGAAGAAACACATCTAATGGAAAATATCATTTATAACGAATTGCGAGGCAGAGGTTATTCTGTAGATGTTGGTGTTGTAGAAAAGCGTGGAACAGATGAATATGGGAAAGAGTATAAGAATCAGTTGGAAATTGATTTTGTAGCAAACCTCGGTAGTAAACGCTATTATATTCAATCAGCGTTCAGTATGCCGACAGAAGAAAAACGTATTCAGGAAAAGGCTTCTCTTGTCAATGTAAACGATTCTTTTAAGAAGATTATCATTGTTAAGGATGTTGTGAATGTTACAAGAGATGAAGACGGAATTACAACCATGAGTATTTATGACTTTTTATTAAAAGAAAATAGTTTAGAACTGTAA